A region from the Ammospiza nelsoni isolate bAmmNel1 chromosome 1, bAmmNel1.pri, whole genome shotgun sequence genome encodes:
- the ARL5B gene encoding ADP-ribosylation factor-like protein 5B isoform X2 → MNEVVHTSPTIGSNVEEIVVKNTHFLMWDIGGQESLRSSWNTYYSNTEFIILVVDSIDRERLSITKEELYRMLAHEDLRKAAVLIFANKQDMKGCMTAAEISAYLTLSSIKDHPWHIQSCCALTGEGLCQGLEWMTSRIGVR, encoded by the exons ATGAATGAAGTGGTTCATACTTCTCCAACCATAGGAAGCAATGTAGAAGAAATAGTGGTGAAAAACACTCATTTCTTAATGTGGGATATTGGAGGACAAGAATCATTACGGTCGTCGTGGAATACCTATTATTCAAACACAGAG TTCATCATTCTCGTTGTTGACAGCATTGATAGAGAGCGACTTTCTATTACAAAAGAAGAACTTTATAGAATGCTGGCTCATGAG GATTTACGGAAGGCTGCGGTTCTGATCTTTGCGAACAAGCAGGACATGAAAGGCTGCATGACGGCTGCCGAGATATCCGCGTACCTCACCCTCAGCTCCATAAAGGATCACCCCTGGCACATCcagtcctgctgtgctctgacaGGAGAGGG ATTATGCCAAGGCTTGGAGTGGATGACCTCCCGTATTGGAGTGagatag
- the ARL5B gene encoding ADP-ribosylation factor-like protein 5B isoform X1, producing the protein MGLIFAKLWSLFGSQEHKVIIVGLDNAGKTTILYQFLMNEVVHTSPTIGSNVEEIVVKNTHFLMWDIGGQESLRSSWNTYYSNTEFIILVVDSIDRERLSITKEELYRMLAHEDLRKAAVLIFANKQDMKGCMTAAEISAYLTLSSIKDHPWHIQSCCALTGEGLCQGLEWMTSRIGVR; encoded by the exons aGCACAAAGTAATCATAGTGGGACTTGATAATGCTGGAAAGACTACTATTCTTTACCAGTT CTTAATGAATGAAGTGGTTCATACTTCTCCAACCATAGGAAGCAATGTAGAAGAAATAGTGGTGAAAAACACTCATTTCTTAATGTGGGATATTGGAGGACAAGAATCATTACGGTCGTCGTGGAATACCTATTATTCAAACACAGAG TTCATCATTCTCGTTGTTGACAGCATTGATAGAGAGCGACTTTCTATTACAAAAGAAGAACTTTATAGAATGCTGGCTCATGAG GATTTACGGAAGGCTGCGGTTCTGATCTTTGCGAACAAGCAGGACATGAAAGGCTGCATGACGGCTGCCGAGATATCCGCGTACCTCACCCTCAGCTCCATAAAGGATCACCCCTGGCACATCcagtcctgctgtgctctgacaGGAGAGGG ATTATGCCAAGGCTTGGAGTGGATGACCTCCCGTATTGGAGTGagatag